The stretch of DNA AATAAGCAATCATAAAACTTGAATGTTCGGTTATTGAAATTAGTAATGTGTAAAACATAATTAAAGCTAAACCAATCATCGTATATTGAAAAATATGAATGTTTATTTTACTGATGGTTTGAATTAAAAAGAAAATTAAAAATGTTAAACCAATTACTAAAATTCCATATTTAGAAGCTCGTTCGTTCTGTTGGTATTGATCAACCGTTTCAATTAGTTTAGCTCCATAAGAATATTCATTTAAATTAGGAATCTTCTCTGTATATTGTTGTGCAAAAGGTCTGTTAACGTGAATTAGTTTCCAATCGGCGTGAAAACTTTTGTTTGTAATGTTTTTCGTTGTATCAAGTGGCGCATAATTTCCAATAAATGACGGAGAATTCCAGTTGGCATCAATACTTGTTTTGGTTGTTTTACCAATAGGAATAAATTCAATTGAATTGCTTCCGTTGTATTGTATATCAAAGTTAAAATCTAAATTGGCAATAGAATCGAGGTTGAAATTTTTGGTTTCCAAAACATCAAAATTATTTTTAGATTCTCCATTGGTTTCCAAAGTAAATTTTTTACCATTAAGTTTAATAAACAAATCACTTTTTATACTTTTTAAGTTTGAAGTTCTAATTTGAACTGTAGCTTTATCCCAAAGTACATTTTCGGGTTTAATACCAAGTTTTTCAAAGTTGAGTTCTTTAAAATTTCCATTAACACCAACATTCGCTTTAAAAACTATTGGTTTATAAAGTCCGAGTTTTAGTTTATCAACTTTATCAACTTTTGTTGTGTGATTGAGTTCGAATGGGAAGAAATAAGCATTTTGTGTGTAGGCATATTTTTTAATGGTTTTCTCTTTAGTTTTTTTCATCTTTTTCTTCAGTTTGAGAGTAAATCTTATACGGAACTTTTAAAACAGGTCCCATTAAATTTATAGTATCTCCCCAAGAATTTGTGACTTTAATTGTTGCTTCATTTTTTCTTTCTGATCGTTCTCTAATAAGATCCTGAACTAATGTTAACGGAATTAATAAAACTAAAGTTAAAATTCCTACCATCATCATTTTGGCAGTATTTGTTTGAAACCAAGTTGATCTTTCAAATGTTTCTTTTTCTGTTTGATTTTCCATGATTTTGTGTTTATAATGTTCTTAATGTGATGAATAAATAAAATGTCGCTATTGGAATATTAGCTAGTAAAATGAGTAAGCGAATAACATACATTTCATATTCTTTGAGGTTTAGAAATAATTTGATTATTAAAATTACAGCCGCTAAAAGATTTACTAAGAAAGTGAGTACGACATAGAAGTAGCCAGTTATTATTACAAATTCATTTTTTGGGAGTACTAAGTGAATTACTAATAATAATGTTCCTAAAGCCAATGAAACTAACATGAGTTGAGTTGTTGGGTATAAGTTTTTAAACTGTTTTAGTTCGTTCATAATTATTTGATATTAAAAATTGATTGAATTGAATTTGTGGGTTGGTGTAATAATCTAAAAAAGTCTAAATCATAGAATTGATAGGCGTTTTTTCCTCTTTTGTAGCAATCGATAAAACTTTTATAATGATTAGGGTAAAAGACGATTCCTGTTGAAATAACTATAAATACAAACGGACTTTTTTTACCATTTCCCAAAAGGTAAAATTGCATGTAAACTTCTTCTTTAACAGTCGTACCAATTTTCGTTAATACATGAAAAATATCGTGTTCTTCCAAACTATCTTGTACTTGGTAGTTGTTAGTTAATAAAAATTGCCCTAAATCGTGACCTAAGCTTCCTGTTTCATTTTGTAACAATGAGCTTACGGTAACTCCCCAAGGTTCATTATTTTTAAAGAAAAACGAGTAGGGGATTTTGATAGTTCTGTACAGAAATTCGATTATTTTATCTTTCATAAAGTACTTTGTATTTCAAAGTTAAATGGTAAAAAAATATATTATTGACCTGATATTAATTTTTCTAATGCTTCAATATGTTCCTGAAACGCTTTTTTTCCAGCTTTTGTTGCTATGTATTTAGTGTTAGGTTTTCTTCCAATAAATTGCTTTTCAACTACAATGTAATTTTCAGCTTCCAAGGCTTTAGCATGACTGGCAAGATTACCATCAGTAACACCAAGAATTTCTTTAAGCGAGGTGAAATCAGCACTTTCATTAACCATCAATACCGACATAATCCCCAAACGAATTCGGTGATCAAAAGCTTTGTTGATATTTTGGATAATGTTTTTCACTATTTTCTACAAAAATAAGATTTGTTTTTATTGGTTTCTATCATATTTAAAATACATAATGCTTCCATACAAAATATGAGCAACACCAAAACCTAAAACCCAAAACCAAAGTCCGTAACCAGAAAATTCTACAGCAACCAAACCTAATATAATTTCGGTAATTCCTAAATAACGTACGTCCCTTAATGTATATTTACTAGCACTAAAACAAGCTAAACCATAAAACAAAAGTGTTATAGGAGCAATTAAGCCATAATAGCCATTACGAAGTAAAAGTAAAGCAAAAATACCGCCAGCAACTAATGGAATTGCAAAATTGATAAGTAATCTTTTTGATGAAGTATTCCAAACTTTTTCATTATTCTTCTTTGCCTTTTTAACAGTTAAAATATAAGCAGTAACTAAAGAAGCAAATAAAGTAACAAATGCGGTAAGCACGATCTTTTTAAATACTAAACTTTCTAATGTAATGAATCTATCATAATGATTATTGATAAGATGATTTACATAGAGCGCACCAATAATTGCATAAATACCAGCTAATATTCCAGAAAGTCCACTCAAAGAGAAAAATTGAGTCGAACGATTCATAATATCCTTAATTTCTTTAATGTCGTTTAAGTATTTGCTTGCTTCCATGTTAAAGTACTTTGAAAAACAAAGTAAGTATAAAAAATTATTTCTACCAAATATTTTTCAAAAAAAAACCAACATTAAATTGGTCACTATAAAAAAATAATAAAATTATGAAACACCCCTAAAGTCCCCTCAAGGGACAGTTCTTATTTTAATCTGCTATAATTGTCCCCTTGAGGGGACTTTAGGGGTGTAAATTTGAAAAGTGTAATATCTAATTTAAATTCTAAAGATTCCTCCAAAAGCAATGGTTCTTTGTAAAAACCAAAAATGTTGTTCAGCGTGATCGTCTTTACTTTGTGTAGTTCTAATGTCATTCATTTCAATATAACCACCTTTTAACTCAGCTTGAATAAAGAAATATTTTAAGAAAGTTAAGTTTAATCCAGCTTTTGCCGATAAACCAAAACCAGCTACATGAAATTGATCGTATCTTTCTTTATCAAGTAATGTTGTATTTGTTTTTGGGTAAATAAATCCACCACCTAGACCTTCAGTTAAATTGATTTGTAATTTATCAGTATTTAATGTTTTACTGAAAAGTTTACTAATATCATCTACTCTAGAAAACTCAGTATTTACATAATTTAAACCATCAGTATGTTCAAAAAGTAAAAAGTCTTCATCAAGAGTTAATTCATCTGCAGTTGGATTTTCATTATAAGATCCTGCATTTGGATAATACCCACTGTAATGAACTCTTCTGTCGTTATACATTACATATTTCATGTGATCGAAACCAATCGAAATATTGTAGTGATCTGAAATAAAATAACCCATTCTAAAGTTCGTTTGAGGGATGGTCATTCTACTAGGGTTGATGTAATCGATATGCCAACCTTTAGGTTTGTCATGTGCTTCTACATCGTAAATGGTAAAATCATAATCTTTTCCAACAAATCGAATATCCGATTTTGTATAGTTAGCTCTATTTCCTCCCCAGAAGATATAAAACTTTCCTTTGTTGTGAGCGGTGTATTTTTCAGGTGCTTCTACTATTTCTTGCGAAAAGGTGTACTGTGAAAAAACACAAAAAGATAGTACAACCATTAGAAATGATTGTTTCATATATGTAAAAAAATGTTTGTTAGTAGGGCATACATGTTATCGCTTTTTCGGGATTTGTAATACAAATTCGATTTTATTTGCGATTTCATTTAAATTTAAAAAATATAGGTTAAAATTGATTTACGGTTTTTCTAATAGCGACTAATTTTTTCATTAAACCTTCAAAGTAATCTAAGTGTAACATATTAGCGCCATCACTTTTTGCATTTGCAGGATCAAAGTGTGTCTCAATAAAAATTCCATCAACACCTACAGCAATACCAGCTTTAGCAATAGTTTCAATCATATCAGGACGACCACCAGTTACACCACTTGTTTGATTAGGCTGTTGTAATGAATGTGTTACATCAAGTACAGTTGTACCAAATTGTTTCATTGTGGGAATTCCTCTAAAGTCTACAATCATATCTTGGTAACCAAACATTGTTCCTCTATCAGTAATCATGAAGTTTTCATTATTACAGTCTAAAACTTTTTGTGCTGCATGTTTCATACTTTCAGGACTCATAAATTGTCCTTTTTTAAGATTTACTGTTTTTCCAGTATTTGCAGCAGCAACTACTAAATCAGTTTGGCGAACTAAAAATGCAGGAATTTGTAATACATCTACATATTCTGCTGCCATAGCCGCATCTTCATTGGTATGTATGTCTGTTACAGTTGGAATACCAAATTCTTTCGAAACTTTATTTAAAATTTTTAAGGCTTTTTCGTCACCAATTCCTGTAAAACTATCTACTCTAGAACGATTTGCTTTTTTAAAAGATCCTTTAAAAACATAAGGAATTTTTAAATCGTCAGTAATTTTTACAAGTTTTTCTGCTATTTGCATAGCCATTTCTTCTCCTTCAATTGCACATGGACCAGCTAAAACAAAGAAATTTCCACTGTCAGTATGTTTAATTTGAGGTATGTTGTTTAAATTCATGTTGTCTATTTTTTCGGTTGCAAAGATACTAACAATTGTTATTTTTTTGATGCTACAATTGTTACAAAATTTATTTTTCTATTTCTGTTATTGGTTTAATATTGAATCCTTTAGGACAAAGTATTTTACCTTTTTCATAAATATTAAAATGTAACGTCACTTTTTTAGGATTATTTTTAAAAGTTACTTCATAAATACCAAGTGTTCCTGCTCCCATAGTATTGTGAGTTGTAGGAAACGGGCAGCAAGTATCAATTTTTTCATATTTTTCAATGGGTTCATTATTCGGACCAACTAAACCATTAAAAAAGTATCCAATATAAATACTTTCTTGTCTTTCTAACATGAGACCAATATTGATAGGATAATCAGAATCATATCCATATTTCATATCGTTAGCATATTCTGTAAATTGAAAAGCTTTATTAATAACTTTTGGTTTCACCGCTGTTTCATCTACGTTTTTTAATGTAGATTTTGTACTAGTACAACTAGTAATTACTAGAACGGCGAAAATGTAAAGAATCTTTTTCATTATTTATTTTTTAAAAAATAACTAACTATAGCAGCAATTACTACACCAAACGATAATTTATCGAAAATGTTGTTTTTTACAAATACACCAATGTTATATTGAAAATCTGCTATTTCTTTATTGCTTGAAGCTCTTTTGGCTAATTCAAAAAAATCGGGTGACAAATAAGTAAATGTTATGTAAACTATTAAACTAGAGGTTAAAGCTATAAAAAAGGAAGCAATAATACCACTAGTTGTAGCTTGTTTCCAATTGATATTTCCTTCAAAAATTTTCTCTTTCTTTTCTTTAATTTGGAAGTAGTAAATAATAACTGCTACAAAGACAAATAGTAAATTAAATAGTGATTCGTAAACAACTTTAGTTGAATGAAAACCTAATGATTTTTCTAAAAACATCCATAATAAATAGATTGCCGCATACCATAAAGACCATTTTATTTCAACTGAATATTTGTTCATTTTGTAATTTTAATTTTAGCTCAAAGATACTGTTTTTATTGGAATTGTTTTTAACCTTATCGATGCGTATCTTTGCAATTAAAAATTGCTGTTATGAATTATTTATTGGGAACTTGGCATTGGTCAATTTCAGGTTTTTTAATTGGCTTAGTAATGCTAATTCTAATTTATTTCGGAAAAAGTTTCGGAATGTCTTCAAATTTGAGAACAATTTGTACTATGTTAGGTGCTCAAAAATTCTCTGATTTTTTTAAGTTCGATTGGAGAGAACAAAAATGGAGTTTAGCTGTTATTCTTGGAGCTATTTTAGGAGGATTTATTGCAATTCAATTTTTGAGTAATAATGAAATAGTTGATTTAAATCCTAAAACAGTTGAAGCGCTACAAAATTACCATATAGATTATGAAAAAGGGAAATTGTTACCTGAAACTCTATTTTCATTTGAAAATATTTTCACATTAAAAGGTATTGCAATTTTATTTTTAGGAGGAATTTTAGTTGGTTTCGGAACGCGTTATGCTGGAGGTTGTACTTCTGGACATGCAATTTCTGGATTAAGTAATTTACAAATTCCGTCACTTATTGCAGTAATAGGATTTTTTGTTGGTGGTTTGATTATGGTGCATTTAATTTTTCCTTTAATTTTTTAATGATGAAGTTATTTAGATTTTTTGCTGTTGGTATAATTTTCGGAATTGTTTTAACAAAATCTGAGGCGGTTTCTTGGTATAGAATTTTCGAAATGTTCCGTTTTGAATCATTTCACATGTACGGAATTATTTGTACCGCAATTGTAACGGGTATTATTGGTTTACAAATTATCAAAAAGATGAGAGTTAAAGATTTTAATGGTTATCCTATAATGATTGTTGAAAAAGAAAAAGGTTTCTACCGATATGTAATTGGCGGTTTGTTATTTGGATTAGGCTGGGGACTTGTAGGAAGTTGTCCTGGACCAATATTTATTTTAATAGGAACTGGAGCTTTATCAATGATTATTGTTTTAATTGGAGCAGTATTAGGAACATTCCTGTATGGAATTATAAAAGATAAATTACCTCATTAATGTGACTAAAGTCACATTTTTTGTTTGTAGTTAGTTTTAAATTTGTTTTCAAAATATTTAAAAATGGAAGCAAAAATTATAATTCAAAACCTTAAATGTGGTGGTTGTGCCAATACTGTTACTAAAAATTTAATGCAATTAGACGGAGTTTCTAATGTAATGGTTAATGTAGAAGAGAGTTCTGTTTCTTTCGAATTTGACTCGGAAGCAAATCTTACAGAAGTTAAAAACACTTTAAATCGCTTAGGATATCCTGAAGATGGAGAAGTAAATTCGCTATCATCTAAAGCAAAATCATATGTAAGTTGCGCTGTTGGAAAAATATCAAAATAATTTCATAAGTTTAGCTTATTTAGAATTATTTTAAATTTTGTTTTGTAAGTTTTTTTTCTTAAAAGTTTCTTAAAAAATGTTTTTATTTGCAGCATAACTTTTAAAAAATTATTACAAATGAAAAAAATTCTATTCTTATTCGTTTCTGCCTTAACATTAGGTTTAACATCATGTAGTAAAGATGATGGAGATTCTGCATCAATTGTTGGTTCTTGGGAATATTACCAGGAGGGTTTCAATTATAGTGGGCAAGAAGAATTAGGACTTCACAGTCATGATTGTACATCAAATAAAGATTATCTAGTTTTTAATGAAGATGGTACAATGACAGAATATTTTTATGATATGGATTGCGATGTTTATGCTGGTTCTGGAACATGGTCTAAAGATGGAAAAAATTTAACAGTTACACTTTATGGAGAAACTGAAACAGCTAAAATTGAAAAATTATCTTCTTCTATTTTAAAAGTAAGTATTACTTATAATGAAGGTGGTGAAAGTTATCAATTTATCCAAGTTTTCCAAAGAAAATAATTGCAAGTTAAATAAAAAAAATCCCGATGAAAATCGGGATTTTTTTATTGTATTTCAGCGCTCAAACCAGCATCGAGTAAAGCACTGCATTTGGGTTGTAGCTCTTTAATTGATCCTGTTTTTACAGTACATTTTCCTGTGTAATGTACTAAAATTGCACATTGTTCTGCTTGCAAAGGATCGTGTTCACAAACCTTAATTAAAGTTTCAATCACATGATCAAAAGTATTTACATCATCATTAAATAAAATAATTTCGTTAAGATTGTCAACTAATTCTTCTACTAAAACTTCTTCTTGTACTTTTTCTATTGTGCTCATAACCTGTAAATTAATTCTTCAAATTTAAGAATTTTTATTAT from Flavobacterium haoranii encodes:
- a CDS encoding heavy-metal-associated domain-containing protein, which encodes MEAKIIIQNLKCGGCANTVTKNLMQLDGVSNVMVNVEESSVSFEFDSEANLTEVKNTLNRLGYPEDGEVNSLSSKAKSYVSCAVGKISK
- a CDS encoding YeeE/YedE family protein, which encodes MNYLLGTWHWSISGFLIGLVMLILIYFGKSFGMSSNLRTICTMLGAQKFSDFFKFDWREQKWSLAVILGAILGGFIAIQFLSNNEIVDLNPKTVEALQNYHIDYEKGKLLPETLFSFENIFTLKGIAILFLGGILVGFGTRYAGGCTSGHAISGLSNLQIPSLIAVIGFFVGGLIMVHLIFPLIF
- a CDS encoding ATP-dependent Clp protease adaptor ClpS, translating into MSTIEKVQEEVLVEELVDNLNEIILFNDDVNTFDHVIETLIKVCEHDPLQAEQCAILVHYTGKCTVKTGSIKELQPKCSALLDAGLSAEIQ
- a CDS encoding DUF4199 domain-containing protein, coding for MNKYSVEIKWSLWYAAIYLLWMFLEKSLGFHSTKVVYESLFNLLFVFVAVIIYYFQIKEKKEKIFEGNINWKQATTSGIIASFFIALTSSLIVYITFTYLSPDFFELAKRASSNKEIADFQYNIGVFVKNNIFDKLSFGVVIAAIVSYFLKNK
- a CDS encoding inner membrane CreD family protein codes for the protein MENQTEKETFERSTWFQTNTAKMMMVGILTLVLLIPLTLVQDLIRERSERKNEATIKVTNSWGDTINLMGPVLKVPYKIYSQTEEKDEKN
- a CDS encoding DUF6691 family protein, producing the protein MKLFRFFAVGIIFGIVLTKSEAVSWYRIFEMFRFESFHMYGIICTAIVTGIIGLQIIKKMRVKDFNGYPIMIVEKEKGFYRYVIGGLLFGLGWGLVGSCPGPIFILIGTGALSMIIVLIGAVLGTFLYGIIKDKLPH
- the kdsA gene encoding 3-deoxy-8-phosphooctulonate synthase, whose amino-acid sequence is MNLNNIPQIKHTDSGNFFVLAGPCAIEGEEMAMQIAEKLVKITDDLKIPYVFKGSFKKANRSRVDSFTGIGDEKALKILNKVSKEFGIPTVTDIHTNEDAAMAAEYVDVLQIPAFLVRQTDLVVAAANTGKTVNLKKGQFMSPESMKHAAQKVLDCNNENFMITDRGTMFGYQDMIVDFRGIPTMKQFGTTVLDVTHSLQQPNQTSGVTGGRPDMIETIAKAGIAVGVDGIFIETHFDPANAKSDGANMLHLDYFEGLMKKLVAIRKTVNQF
- a CDS encoding 2-dehydro-3-deoxyphosphooctonate aldolase yields the protein MKKILYIFAVLVITSCTSTKSTLKNVDETAVKPKVINKAFQFTEYANDMKYGYDSDYPINIGLMLERQESIYIGYFFNGLVGPNNEPIEKYEKIDTCCPFPTTHNTMGAGTLGIYEVTFKNNPKKVTLHFNIYEKGKILCPKGFNIKPITEIEK
- the creD gene encoding cell envelope integrity protein CreD, with the translated sequence MKKTKEKTIKKYAYTQNAYFFPFELNHTTKVDKVDKLKLGLYKPIVFKANVGVNGNFKELNFEKLGIKPENVLWDKATVQIRTSNLKSIKSDLFIKLNGKKFTLETNGESKNNFDVLETKNFNLDSIANLDFNFDIQYNGSNSIEFIPIGKTTKTSIDANWNSPSFIGNYAPLDTTKNITNKSFHADWKLIHVNRPFAQQYTEKIPNLNEYSYGAKLIETVDQYQQNERASKYGILVIGLTFLIFFLIQTISKINIHIFQYTMIGLALIMFYTLLISITEHSSFMIAYSIAASSVIVMLLLYSISVLKNKKFPLFITGALTLLYSFIYVIIQLEDYALLVGSIGLFLILGAVMYFSRKIDWNNN
- a CDS encoding lipocalin-like domain-containing protein translates to MKKILFLFVSALTLGLTSCSKDDGDSASIVGSWEYYQEGFNYSGQEELGLHSHDCTSNKDYLVFNEDGTMTEYFYDMDCDVYAGSGTWSKDGKNLTVTLYGETETAKIEKLSSSILKVSITYNEGGESYQFIQVFQRK
- a CDS encoding winged helix-turn-helix domain-containing protein; the protein is MKNIIQNINKAFDHRIRLGIMSVLMVNESADFTSLKEILGVTDGNLASHAKALEAENYIVVEKQFIGRKPNTKYIATKAGKKAFQEHIEALEKLISGQ